In Amycolatopsis endophytica, the following are encoded in one genomic region:
- a CDS encoding HNH endonuclease family protein: MPTRTTLAAAVLGLALLAATTACEIPTTATTHASPAAASAGLAGLPIAPEDTGVHYDRDDWPHWSPVHGTCNAREQALLDQGQGVRADDQCRPITGTWISAYDGATVTDPSTLDIDHVVPLAEVARSGRIEHGHRVGPRTWTRDQRERYANDPDVLIVATARANRSKGDSDPAHWLPNRDRCGYTTRWIEVKTRYHLSIDQAEHDALATVLAHCPEGGAR; the protein is encoded by the coding sequence ATGCCCACCCGCACCACGCTGGCCGCCGCCGTACTCGGCCTCGCGCTGCTCGCCGCGACCACCGCGTGCGAGATCCCCACCACCGCCACGACCCACGCCAGCCCGGCCGCCGCGTCAGCCGGACTAGCCGGATTGCCGATCGCGCCGGAGGACACCGGCGTCCACTACGACCGCGACGACTGGCCGCACTGGTCGCCCGTGCACGGCACCTGCAACGCCCGCGAACAGGCCCTGCTCGATCAGGGCCAGGGCGTGCGCGCCGACGACCAGTGCCGCCCCATCACCGGAACCTGGATCAGCGCCTACGACGGTGCCACCGTCACCGACCCGTCCACACTGGACATCGACCACGTGGTGCCGCTGGCCGAAGTCGCCCGCTCCGGCCGCATCGAGCACGGCCACCGCGTCGGCCCCCGCACCTGGACCCGCGACCAACGAGAGCGCTACGCCAACGACCCCGACGTCCTGATCGTGGCCACCGCCCGCGCCAACCGGTCCAAAGGCGACTCCGACCCCGCCCACTGGCTCCCCAACCGCGACCGCTGCGGCTACACCACCCGCTGGATCGAGGTCAAAACCCGCTACCACCTCTCCATCGACCAAGCCGAACACGACGCCCTGGCCACCGTCCTCGCGCACTGCCCGGAAGGGGGTGCCCGATGA
- a CDS encoding bifunctional DNA primase/polymerase yields MTTEGPLTEWALFLAGMGWPVFPLKPGTKRAPAIKEWERRATTDPDRIRRAWSGNRWNIAVAAGPAGLVVVDLDMPKPGESGPDGAAALAALAEQRGGPLPDTFTVTTPSGGRHLYFQAPPGVRLRNSQGQLCPRVDTRAGGGYVVAPGSVTEQGGYELADERDPAELPAWLVQLCTEKATPRTTAPLALRTGNPTAYGAAALRGECDRIRRADPGRHNETLASAAYTVGRKVGAELIDHATARAELIAAGNTLIGPQHWPPNHAEVARVVDAGLTAGSRNPVRRKEAA; encoded by the coding sequence ATGACCACCGAGGGTCCGCTGACCGAGTGGGCGCTATTCCTGGCCGGGATGGGGTGGCCGGTGTTCCCGCTGAAACCCGGCACAAAGCGCGCGCCCGCGATCAAGGAATGGGAGCGGCGCGCCACCACCGACCCCGACCGTATCCGCCGTGCCTGGTCGGGCAACCGCTGGAACATCGCCGTCGCCGCCGGACCAGCCGGGCTGGTGGTGGTCGACCTCGACATGCCCAAGCCCGGGGAGAGCGGCCCGGACGGGGCGGCCGCGCTGGCGGCCCTGGCCGAGCAGCGCGGCGGCCCGTTGCCGGACACCTTCACCGTCACCACGCCCTCGGGCGGGCGGCACCTGTACTTCCAGGCCCCGCCCGGAGTGCGGCTGCGCAACAGTCAGGGGCAGCTCTGCCCGCGGGTGGACACCCGCGCGGGAGGCGGGTACGTGGTGGCACCGGGCTCGGTCACCGAGCAGGGCGGCTACGAACTGGCCGATGAGCGCGACCCCGCCGAGTTGCCCGCCTGGCTCGTGCAGCTCTGCACCGAGAAAGCTACGCCGCGCACCACCGCGCCGCTCGCGCTGCGCACCGGCAACCCGACCGCCTATGGCGCCGCCGCCCTACGCGGGGAGTGCGACCGCATTCGCCGCGCGGACCCGGGCCGCCACAACGAAACGCTCGCCTCAGCGGCCTACACCGTCGGCCGCAAGGTCGGCGCCGAGCTGATCGACCACGCCACCGCCCGCGCCGAGCTGATCGCCGCCGGAAACACCCTCATCGGCCCCCAGCACTGGCCACCCAACCACGCCGAAGTCGCCCGCGTCGTCGACGCCGGACTCACCGCCGGATCGCGCAACCCGGTCCGCCGCAAGGAGGCTGCCTGA
- a CDS encoding WhiB family transcriptional regulator — protein sequence MPTPRTDFDRPFRGLTATMVPRRPRTPAVSWGDLDVSRNELAWRAQAACRDDRAPQVFFPEQGGRAAKTVARAKQRCTGCPVRAECLNYALARREGFGIWGGLTAHERRALLRGRRARRKSAHRDREVARLTRAGLTAREIGQQLGITPRTVVRSRSRARLNHEPGDRKES from the coding sequence ATGCCCACACCCCGCACTGACTTCGACCGCCCCTTCCGCGGTCTGACCGCCACCATGGTCCCGCGGCGGCCTCGCACACCGGCTGTGTCGTGGGGCGACCTGGACGTCAGCCGGAACGAACTCGCGTGGCGCGCGCAAGCGGCCTGCCGCGACGACCGCGCACCGCAGGTGTTTTTCCCCGAGCAAGGCGGGCGCGCGGCCAAGACTGTCGCGCGAGCCAAACAGCGCTGCACAGGCTGCCCGGTCCGGGCCGAGTGCCTGAACTACGCCCTGGCCCGCCGCGAGGGATTCGGCATCTGGGGCGGGCTCACCGCCCACGAACGCCGCGCCCTGCTCCGCGGACGCCGAGCGCGCCGCAAGTCCGCCCACCGCGATCGGGAGGTTGCGCGGCTGACCCGCGCCGGGCTGACCGCGCGAGAGATCGGCCAGCAGCTCGGGATCACCCCGCGCACCGTCGTCCGCTCCCGCTCTCGCGCGCGCCTGAACCACGAACCCGGAGACCGCAAGGAGTCCTGA
- a CDS encoding helix-turn-helix transcriptional regulator, protein MGTPSRFLTLKAFCEELQVAKSTFYDWCAKGRAPRHIKLPNGEIRIRRADLDAWLESREVAA, encoded by the coding sequence ATGGGAACCCCGTCCCGATTCCTCACCCTGAAAGCCTTCTGCGAAGAACTCCAGGTCGCCAAGTCCACCTTCTACGACTGGTGCGCGAAAGGCCGCGCACCACGCCACATCAAGCTGCCGAACGGCGAAATTCGCATCCGTCGTGCAGACCTTGATGCGTGGCTCGAATCCCGAGAGGTGGCCGCCTGA
- a CDS encoding tyrosine-type recombinase/integrase translates to MTAELNTIARNSRNVNDLEKPDVLRSVLAELETNLDGKRGSANTVRIRKAALTNSIDYAIEKKLLAGNPLAELKTKRRNYVLKEVDPASVINPMQARMLLEAVGNAGKPGPPLVAFFATMYYAGLRPEEVANLSKADLAIPEQGWGDLNLSGARPEIGKEWTDSGEASEAGPLKHREENIGRKVPCAPALTEILHNHLTQFGTASDGRLFRGARDGGRVASSVYGRVWAAARELVFTEEVQAGPLAKRPYDLRHACVSTWLSGGVEPTRVAKWAGHSLSVLLKVYAKCLDGGEKAARDRAERAMRGW, encoded by the coding sequence ATGACTGCCGAGCTGAATACCATCGCCCGGAACAGCCGGAACGTGAACGACCTGGAGAAGCCCGACGTTCTTCGGTCCGTACTGGCCGAACTCGAAACCAACCTGGACGGAAAGCGGGGATCGGCGAACACCGTGCGCATCCGCAAAGCCGCCCTCACCAACTCCATCGACTACGCCATCGAGAAGAAGCTGCTCGCGGGCAACCCGCTCGCCGAGCTAAAGACGAAGAGGCGGAACTACGTGCTCAAGGAAGTCGATCCGGCCTCTGTCATCAACCCGATGCAGGCACGGATGTTGTTGGAGGCAGTCGGGAACGCGGGGAAACCGGGGCCGCCACTGGTCGCCTTCTTCGCCACGATGTACTACGCGGGCTTGCGCCCCGAGGAGGTCGCGAACCTAAGCAAAGCGGACCTCGCGATTCCCGAGCAGGGCTGGGGTGACCTCAACCTGAGCGGTGCGCGCCCCGAGATCGGCAAGGAGTGGACCGACTCGGGAGAGGCAAGCGAAGCGGGTCCGCTAAAGCACCGCGAGGAGAACATCGGCCGGAAGGTGCCGTGCGCACCGGCGCTTACCGAGATCCTGCACAACCACCTCACCCAGTTCGGCACAGCCTCGGACGGTCGCCTGTTCCGCGGCGCCCGGGATGGCGGCCGGGTGGCGAGCAGCGTGTACGGGCGCGTGTGGGCCGCCGCGCGCGAGCTGGTGTTCACGGAGGAGGTCCAAGCTGGCCCGCTCGCCAAGCGGCCGTATGACCTCCGGCATGCGTGCGTGTCAACGTGGCTGAGTGGCGGCGTGGAGCCGACCCGGGTAGCGAAGTGGGCAGGCCACAGCCTCTCGGTCCTGCTGAAGGTCTACGCGAAGTGCCTCGACGGCGGGGAGAAGGCCGCTCGTGACCGCGCTGAGCGCGCCATGCGTGGCTGGTGA
- a CDS encoding YajQ family cyclic di-GMP-binding protein: MADPSFDVVSKVDRQEVDNALNQAAKELSTRFDFRGVNAKVSWAGEEALTIEADTEERASAAVEVFKEKLIKRGISLKAFEADEPAVSGKIYKVNGKILQGIASDKAKQIAKVVRDEGPKGVQAQIQGDQLRVSGKKKDHLQDVIALLKDKDFGIALQFTNYR, translated from the coding sequence GTGGCGGATCCGTCATTCGACGTGGTGAGCAAGGTCGACCGGCAGGAGGTGGACAACGCGCTGAACCAGGCGGCCAAGGAGCTGTCCACCCGCTTCGACTTCCGGGGCGTCAACGCCAAGGTCTCGTGGGCAGGCGAGGAGGCGTTGACCATCGAAGCCGACACCGAGGAGCGGGCGAGCGCCGCTGTCGAGGTGTTCAAGGAGAAGCTGATCAAGCGCGGCATCTCGCTGAAGGCGTTCGAGGCCGACGAGCCTGCCGTGTCCGGCAAGATCTACAAGGTCAACGGCAAGATCCTGCAGGGCATCGCCTCCGACAAGGCCAAACAGATCGCCAAGGTGGTCCGTGACGAGGGCCCCAAGGGCGTCCAGGCGCAGATCCAGGGCGACCAGCTCCGCGTCTCCGGCAAGAAGAAGGACCACCTCCAGGACGTCATCGCGCTGCTCAAGGACAAGGACTTCGGCATCGCGCTCCAGTTCACCAACTATCGCTGA
- a CDS encoding lanthionine synthetase C family protein: MTTVTGRSHRADQRSAVPMDVAWEVGERLRSVRGLGPSLLGGHPGVAVLHAVLSADDPAWASVCHAHLVAAGEVAPEALVPAALVHRRVHGGGYEGLLREAGVALAEVCERWPKPERLGMADYDVISGLTGRGRLLLALGGDRCSSALERVLEYLVALTRPTVVDGVEVPGWWCAPDRYTVEVDRERYPRGDFNAGLAHGISGPLVLLSLAHRHGHRVAGMTDAMRVVRDWLLRWAWTDESGVGWPSRVGFEAQVSGRAVPASRSAWCYGTAGVAFALHLAALELGDAGAAALALGAVERPGLSEGPTFCHGDAGLLQITRRMGSPAADAVAARLLTAFDPSSRFGFRHHLHTGEQIDAAGLLQGAAGAALALATHAGNPAPWDAALLLS, from the coding sequence GTGACGACGGTGACCGGACGATCGCATCGCGCGGACCAGCGGTCCGCGGTCCCGATGGACGTCGCGTGGGAGGTGGGGGAGCGCCTGCGGTCCGTGCGGGGTCTGGGGCCATCTCTGCTCGGCGGTCATCCCGGTGTCGCCGTCCTGCACGCGGTGCTCTCGGCGGATGACCCGGCCTGGGCATCGGTGTGTCACGCGCACCTCGTGGCCGCGGGCGAGGTGGCGCCGGAAGCACTGGTGCCCGCGGCGTTGGTCCACCGGCGGGTCCACGGCGGAGGCTACGAGGGGTTGCTGCGCGAGGCCGGTGTGGCGCTCGCCGAGGTGTGCGAGCGGTGGCCGAAGCCCGAGCGCCTCGGGATGGCGGACTACGACGTGATCAGCGGGCTCACCGGCAGGGGGCGCCTGCTCCTGGCGCTGGGCGGTGACCGTTGCTCGTCGGCGCTGGAGCGGGTGCTGGAGTACCTTGTCGCGCTGACGCGGCCGACCGTCGTCGACGGTGTCGAGGTGCCCGGCTGGTGGTGCGCGCCGGATCGATACACGGTGGAGGTGGACCGCGAGCGTTACCCGCGCGGGGACTTCAACGCCGGGCTGGCGCACGGCATCAGTGGTCCACTCGTGCTGTTGTCACTGGCCCACCGGCACGGCCACCGGGTCGCCGGGATGACGGACGCGATGCGCGTGGTCCGCGACTGGTTGTTGCGGTGGGCGTGGACGGACGAGTCGGGGGTGGGCTGGCCGTCGCGGGTCGGGTTCGAGGCGCAGGTGAGCGGGCGGGCGGTGCCCGCCTCGCGATCGGCGTGGTGCTACGGCACGGCCGGGGTGGCTTTCGCGCTGCACCTGGCGGCGCTCGAACTGGGCGACGCGGGGGCCGCCGCGTTGGCCCTGGGCGCCGTCGAGCGTCCCGGCCTGAGCGAGGGCCCGACCTTCTGTCACGGCGACGCCGGCCTGCTGCAAATCACCCGGCGAATGGGTTCCCCGGCTGCCGACGCGGTCGCCGCACGGCTCCTCACGGCCTTCGATCCGTCGTCGCGGTTCGGGTTCCGGCACCATCTGCACACCGGCGAGCAGATCGATGCCGCCGGGTTGTTGCAGGGTGCCGCGGGAGCGGCCCTCGCACTGGCGACGCACGCCGGGAACCCGGCACCGTGGGACGCGGCGCTGCTGCTGAGCTGA
- a CDS encoding lantibiotic dehydratase — MFTCAELALLRAAVRPRAEESLPSLEVLARDEVLVEAVDAASPSLARDVLRVARGEPVKDKVRRRSAVALAKYHLRMASRPTPFGLFAGIAPVRLGDRPELRFGERHRPTSRTDAEWLDGLLRRLRTDPLVLPRAVLVVNNVAVVRGDRLVLPERYEKSRRREASIRFTPLVRAVREAARTPVSWPDLLGELCRRFRRTGFEGVLGQLVEVGVLLTDLDPPPDCVDPLGHVLDRVPAAHPLRAELVAIRADLAHADAAVSDRWSRRRAVAARMRALHETDDVIQTDLRLDIEATLPAALGAEAARAAEVLWRWGRTAGPVWLGEYRKRFLERYGSDRVVPLLELLDDNRGLGLPDFTARRSDSGPAVLDLVLAAARSGRTEVELDDETVDVLAPEPPERRPVSMELCAEIHASSWEALCTGEFRLVVGENLGSPQAGSTIARFAHLMPELGTELTTLVRDGSPAGAAQVACRPRTTRSANVASVPQRLPVRIPVGCGPAVADVRDLALDELAVGATQDELYLVDLDSGERVTPVSGSMLNPRSGHIPPVARFLLELGEQENPSCLPWRWGALSTAPFLPRVRYGRTVLAPARWLPSREMLDVPADWSAAVRSWRERWDVPRRVQLTSSDNRIVIDLDDPGHRTVFQAELRKTPRLVVQEVLSHGDGWLGGHAGEVVFQLMGTRAPARPVPAGRTRSDALRLPGGDWLYAKLYASDAAQRQILQSRLHEMVSGVEDWHFVRYADPDPHLRIRFAGKPDTLWPTLLPRLHAWASGLREDGLLSRMVLDSYDPEVERYGGPDAIGDAERVFHADSRVALAMIEQAPDGLVALSVLDLVRHFGQPPEILEWLAATVPLDLRRSVPRENREKLAGAIDTSGRPSLDQPWSQRSQALAEYRTKLPPDRYGRVALSLAHMHCNRVFGIDRAREQEVYALVHGGLALRLDRGRHGR, encoded by the coding sequence ATGTTCACGTGTGCCGAACTGGCCTTGCTGCGCGCCGCCGTGCGACCGCGAGCCGAGGAATCGCTCCCGTCGCTGGAGGTCCTCGCCCGTGACGAGGTCCTGGTGGAAGCCGTCGACGCCGCCAGCCCCAGCTTGGCGCGTGACGTTCTCCGTGTGGCGCGCGGCGAGCCGGTGAAGGACAAGGTCCGGCGGCGCAGTGCCGTCGCCCTCGCCAAGTACCACCTGCGCATGGCCAGCCGGCCCACGCCGTTCGGTCTTTTCGCGGGCATTGCGCCGGTGCGGCTGGGCGACCGGCCGGAACTGCGGTTCGGCGAGCGGCACCGTCCGACCAGTCGGACCGATGCCGAGTGGTTGGACGGCCTGTTGCGGCGGTTGCGAACGGATCCACTCGTGCTGCCACGAGCTGTTCTGGTCGTGAACAACGTGGCTGTGGTCCGCGGCGATCGCCTGGTGCTTCCCGAGCGGTACGAGAAATCCCGCCGCCGCGAAGCTTCGATCCGCTTCACGCCACTCGTGCGAGCGGTGCGGGAGGCGGCCCGGACTCCGGTTTCGTGGCCGGATCTGCTCGGGGAGCTGTGCCGCCGGTTCCGGCGCACCGGGTTCGAGGGAGTGCTGGGGCAGCTCGTCGAGGTCGGAGTGCTGCTCACCGATCTCGACCCGCCGCCGGACTGCGTCGACCCGCTCGGGCACGTCCTGGACCGGGTGCCGGCAGCGCATCCGCTGCGTGCCGAACTCGTGGCGATCCGCGCCGACCTTGCCCACGCCGACGCCGCTGTCAGCGACCGATGGTCGCGCAGGCGAGCCGTTGCAGCCCGGATGCGGGCTCTACACGAGACGGACGATGTCATCCAGACCGATCTGCGGCTGGACATCGAAGCGACCTTGCCCGCCGCGCTCGGCGCGGAGGCGGCTCGGGCTGCCGAGGTGTTGTGGCGCTGGGGAAGGACGGCAGGACCGGTGTGGTTGGGCGAATACCGGAAGCGCTTTCTGGAGCGCTACGGAAGTGATCGTGTGGTCCCGCTCCTGGAGCTGCTCGACGACAACCGTGGCCTGGGACTACCGGATTTCACCGCACGCCGCTCGGACTCCGGCCCCGCGGTGCTGGATCTCGTCCTGGCCGCGGCGCGGTCGGGCCGGACGGAGGTCGAACTCGACGACGAGACGGTCGACGTGCTCGCCCCGGAGCCGCCGGAGCGGCGGCCGGTGTCGATGGAGCTGTGCGCGGAGATTCACGCGTCGAGCTGGGAAGCGTTGTGCACCGGGGAGTTCCGCTTGGTCGTCGGCGAGAACCTCGGGTCACCGCAGGCAGGTTCGACGATCGCCCGGTTCGCCCATCTGATGCCCGAGCTCGGCACCGAGTTGACCACGCTCGTCCGGGACGGTTCGCCTGCCGGAGCCGCGCAGGTCGCGTGCCGTCCGCGGACAACGCGCTCGGCGAACGTCGCTTCCGTGCCGCAGCGGTTGCCGGTGCGGATTCCGGTCGGCTGCGGTCCGGCGGTCGCCGATGTCCGCGACCTGGCGCTGGACGAGCTGGCCGTCGGCGCTACCCAGGACGAGCTGTACCTCGTCGATCTGGATTCCGGCGAGCGGGTGACGCCGGTGTCCGGCTCGATGCTGAATCCGCGTAGCGGGCACATCCCGCCGGTCGCGCGGTTCCTCCTGGAGCTGGGTGAACAGGAGAACCCGTCCTGCCTGCCGTGGCGGTGGGGCGCCTTGTCGACGGCGCCGTTCCTCCCGCGAGTCCGGTATGGACGGACGGTCCTCGCGCCCGCACGGTGGTTGCCCAGTCGCGAGATGCTCGACGTTCCGGCCGACTGGTCCGCGGCCGTCCGGTCGTGGCGGGAGCGGTGGGACGTGCCCCGCCGGGTGCAGCTCACCAGCTCGGACAACCGGATCGTGATCGATCTCGACGACCCCGGGCACAGGACCGTGTTCCAGGCGGAGCTGCGAAAGACGCCGCGGCTGGTCGTCCAGGAGGTGCTGTCACACGGCGACGGCTGGCTCGGCGGTCACGCGGGTGAGGTGGTCTTCCAGCTGATGGGCACACGCGCTCCCGCGCGACCCGTTCCGGCCGGCCGGACCCGGTCCGACGCGCTGCGACTGCCCGGCGGAGACTGGTTGTACGCGAAGCTCTACGCGAGTGACGCGGCGCAGCGGCAGATCCTCCAGTCGCGCCTGCACGAGATGGTCAGCGGTGTGGAGGACTGGCATTTCGTCCGATATGCCGACCCCGATCCGCATCTCCGGATCCGGTTCGCCGGAAAACCGGACACGCTGTGGCCGACGCTGTTGCCGCGTCTGCACGCGTGGGCGAGTGGCCTGCGGGAGGACGGGCTGTTGTCCCGGATGGTGCTGGACAGCTACGACCCCGAGGTCGAGCGGTACGGCGGTCCAGACGCGATCGGCGACGCCGAGCGGGTGTTCCACGCCGATTCACGGGTGGCCCTGGCGATGATCGAGCAGGCGCCGGACGGGCTGGTGGCCCTGAGCGTGCTCGACCTTGTCCGTCATTTCGGACAGCCTCCGGAGATCCTGGAGTGGCTCGCCGCCACGGTCCCCCTCGACCTGCGCCGATCTGTGCCGCGCGAGAACCGGGAGAAGCTGGCCGGGGCGATCGATACCTCTGGTCGTCCGTCACTGGACCAACCGTGGAGCCAGCGCAGCCAGGCCCTCGCGGAGTACCGGACGAAGCTGCCGCCGGACCGGTACGGGCGCGTCGCGCTGAGCCTGGCCCATATGCACTGCAACCGGGTGTTCGGCATCGACCGGGCGCGCGAGCAGGAGGTGTATGCACTGGTGCACGGCGGCCTGGCGCTGCGCCTCGACCGCGGCAGGCACGGCCGATGA
- a CDS encoding sialidase family protein — translation MRRMIALVLTLLVAVTTTIVPAEAARRGDLGVGAYPRAIRLEHTPFLRGRIIASVNSWDSGGAFARIFESADEGASFHQVGEVRDPEGAQGECCGSIYELPQRVGRLRAGTLLWAASYGQNGGAGRRMSIRVWSSSDGGRNWTFRSEAARSHNHDGVFEPEFTVDSGGTLWIHYADETEAPRYSQVLNRVGSTDGVTWGTKQTTLAIPPDRVRPGMPVVRELPDGRYYFSYEICNYGKRYCDPYFKISADGANYGDPADPGTRVATANGSYFQHAHTVTTFPGGPNGVRLLMVGQIYTDSSGRPLPSNGQVLLANDHLGSGDWYEIPAPAPVPNAHNDFCPNYSSSLLPVDSGRNVLELAADYDGGVCKVYFGTGPAS, via the coding sequence ATGCGCCGAATGATCGCGCTGGTGCTGACGCTGCTGGTCGCGGTGACGACCACGATCGTCCCGGCCGAAGCCGCGCGACGCGGCGACCTGGGCGTCGGTGCTTATCCCCGAGCGATCCGGCTGGAGCACACGCCGTTCCTGCGCGGCAGGATCATCGCCTCCGTCAACAGCTGGGACAGCGGTGGCGCCTTCGCCCGGATCTTCGAGAGCGCCGACGAAGGCGCCTCGTTCCACCAGGTCGGCGAGGTTCGCGATCCCGAGGGCGCGCAGGGCGAGTGCTGCGGCAGCATCTACGAACTTCCCCAGCGCGTCGGCAGGCTGCGTGCCGGAACCCTGCTGTGGGCGGCGTCCTACGGGCAGAACGGTGGCGCCGGCCGTCGCATGTCGATCCGCGTCTGGTCCAGTTCGGACGGTGGTCGGAACTGGACCTTCCGGTCCGAAGCGGCCCGTTCACACAACCACGACGGAGTGTTCGAGCCGGAGTTCACAGTGGACAGTGGCGGTACACTGTGGATCCACTACGCCGACGAAACCGAGGCACCGCGGTACAGCCAGGTGCTCAACCGCGTCGGCTCCACCGACGGCGTCACCTGGGGGACCAAGCAGACCACGCTCGCGATCCCGCCCGACCGGGTCCGTCCCGGCATGCCGGTCGTGCGCGAACTGCCCGACGGCCGGTACTACTTCTCGTACGAGATCTGCAACTACGGCAAGCGGTACTGCGACCCGTACTTCAAGATCTCCGCCGACGGCGCCAACTACGGCGACCCCGCCGACCCCGGCACGCGGGTGGCAACGGCGAACGGCAGTTACTTCCAGCACGCTCACACCGTCACGACCTTCCCCGGCGGACCGAACGGCGTTCGGCTGCTCATGGTCGGCCAGATCTACACGGACAGTTCCGGCCGTCCACTGCCGTCCAACGGTCAGGTGCTGCTCGCCAACGACCACCTCGGATCAGGTGACTGGTACGAGATACCCGCACCGGCGCCGGTTCCGAACGCGCACAACGACTTCTGCCCGAACTACAGCTCGTCACTGTTACCTGTGGACAGTGGGCGCAACGTTCTCGAACTGGCCGCCGACTACGACGGCGGGGTGTGCAAGGTCTACTTCGGCACCGGCCCGGCGTCCTGA
- a CDS encoding DsbA family oxidoreductase yields the protein MQVEIWSDVVCPWCYLGKRRFERALSGFEHRDQVEVTFRSFELDPSAPREPQPKAALLASKYGINEAEFAANEERLTQLAAVEGLEYHLDGGVIGNTFDAHRVLQLARGRGLQDAVAERFFRAYFTERRSVFDVGSLVELASEAGLDGDEVRRVLDDGAYATEVRAEIDEARALGANGVPFFVFDRRYGVSGAQSVETFAAALDKAYQDAGPVPK from the coding sequence GTGCAGGTGGAGATCTGGTCCGACGTCGTGTGCCCGTGGTGCTACCTCGGCAAGCGGCGCTTCGAGCGCGCGCTGTCCGGTTTCGAGCACCGTGACCAGGTCGAGGTGACCTTCCGCTCGTTCGAACTCGATCCGAGCGCACCGCGCGAGCCGCAGCCCAAGGCGGCGCTCCTCGCTTCGAAGTACGGGATCAACGAGGCCGAATTCGCCGCGAACGAGGAGCGCCTCACGCAGCTGGCCGCCGTCGAGGGACTGGAGTACCACCTGGACGGCGGGGTCATCGGCAACACCTTCGACGCGCACCGCGTGCTGCAGCTCGCCAGGGGGCGCGGTCTGCAGGACGCGGTCGCCGAGCGGTTCTTCCGCGCCTATTTCACCGAGCGGCGTTCGGTGTTCGACGTCGGCTCGCTCGTTGAACTGGCGTCGGAAGCCGGATTGGACGGTGACGAGGTCCGCCGGGTGCTTGACGACGGTGCCTACGCGACCGAGGTCCGCGCGGAGATCGACGAGGCGCGTGCGCTGGGTGCCAACGGCGTGCCGTTCTTCGTGTTCGACCGCCGCTACGGCGTTTCCGGTGCCCAGTCCGTGGAGACCTTCGCCGCGGCACTGGACAAGGCGTATCAGGACGCCGGGCCGGTGCCGAAGTAG
- a CDS encoding TetR/AcrR family transcriptional regulator, translating into MRRTQEERSQSTRAALMAAGRELFAERGYQAVPADEIVRAAGVTRGALYHHYGDKQGLFRAVFEQVELEVTAEVEAATKDAPDLATVLLYALKAFLDACERPECRQISLLDAPAVLGWAAWRELEAEHGLGLIVRLLEDAVEQGLLKPVPVAALAQLILSAVNEAALMITYAENPAQARSDAEQVLAMWLIGLLAE; encoded by the coding sequence GTGCGCCGAACCCAGGAAGAGCGATCCCAGAGCACCCGGGCCGCGTTGATGGCGGCGGGCCGCGAACTGTTCGCCGAGCGCGGTTACCAGGCCGTGCCCGCCGACGAGATCGTTCGCGCCGCGGGCGTCACCCGCGGCGCCCTCTACCACCACTACGGCGACAAGCAGGGCCTGTTCCGCGCGGTGTTCGAGCAGGTCGAGCTGGAGGTCACGGCCGAGGTCGAGGCCGCCACCAAGGACGCGCCGGACCTCGCCACGGTCCTGCTCTACGCGCTCAAAGCCTTCCTCGATGCCTGCGAGCGCCCCGAATGCCGTCAGATCTCGCTCCTGGACGCTCCCGCCGTCCTGGGCTGGGCCGCCTGGCGCGAGCTGGAGGCCGAGCACGGTCTGGGCCTGATCGTGCGACTGCTGGAGGACGCGGTGGAGCAGGGGCTGCTCAAGCCCGTTCCGGTCGCGGCGCTCGCCCAGCTCATCCTCAGCGCGGTGAACGAAGCGGCCTTGATGATCACCTACGCGGAGAACCCCGCGCAGGCGCGCTCCGACGCCGAGCAGGTGCTCGCCATGTGGCTGATCGGCCTCCTCGCGGAATAG